Genomic window (Sediminispirochaeta smaragdinae DSM 11293):
CTATTTGCTGGTCTCCCAGATGTTTCCCGCGGTGTTGGTCCTTATCCCCCTTTTCCTGATGGTAAAACGGATCGGGCTTTTAGGAACCTTTACCGGGCTGGAGATATGCTACCTGACAATAACAATCCCGTTCTGTACCTGGGCGTTGAAAAACTATTTCGATAAAATCACTCCAACGATAGAAGAATCCGCGATGATCGACGGTTGTTCCTTTATCACCTCATACATAAAAATCTTTCTTCCCGTTGCCTTGCCCGGACTGGTATCGGTAGGAACCTACTGTTTTCTTTCATCGTGGAATGAATATCTGTTTACGGTGGTCTTCATGCAGACTCAGGATACCTGGACGCTGCCTGTCGGCCTGGCGGCTCTTAGTGGCCAGTTCGCATTGGACATGGGTCTGTTGACGGCAGGCGGTATCATCAGTCTTGTTCCGGCTGTGATCATCATGCTGTTCTTACAGAAATATTTACTTGAAGGAATGTTGGCAGGATCTGTAAAGGAATAAGCATGAGTGAAGTAGTAAGCATCGGGCAGATCATTACGGATATACTTGTCCGTCCCGTGGAAGCGGTCGATTTTCGGGTCGATACGCAGGAGGTTGAAACAATTCAGTTGAATACCGGGGGAGACAGCTTCAATGTCGCGGTTGCCCTTTCGAAATTGGATGTCGACGTGGCTTTCAACGGAAAAATCGGTACCGATATCTTCGGCGAACTGCTCATAGGCAGGATCAAATCCTGCGGCATCGATAGCTCGGGGCTGGTTGTTGCAGAAGGCGATTCAACCAGCTCTTCCGTGGCGTTGATCAGGAAGAACGGCGAACGCTGCTTTCTCTTCTATCCGGGGGCCAATAATCACCTTGGAATCGAGGATATTAAGTGGGATGCCATTGATAATGCGAAAATTGTCCATGTCGGGGGGCTCTATACCCTGCCGCTTTTGGATGGTGAGAATGTGGCGAAGATACTCCGGTATGCGAAAGGGAAGGGGAAGCTCACCACCGTGGACGTTTCCTGGGATAGAAGCAACAGATGGTTCAGCGGAATTCGGGAGAGTCTTCCCTATATCGACTATTTTTTGCCCAGCTATGGTGAGGCGAAAGAGATCGCCCAAAAGGATAGTCCCGAGGAAATTGCCCGGTTTTTGCAGTCAGCCGGTGCAAAACATGTCATAATAAAGCTAGGAAACGATGGCAGTTATGTGAAGCCTGCGGGCTCCGATGGTTATGTTGTTGCTCCTGTGGATTTTGGAGAGGTCGTCGATACCACCGGAGCCGGTGATTCCTATGTCGCCGGATTTATTCGCGGCTTACTGAATGGATGGGACCTTGCGGCGTGCGCCCTCTTTGCGACGGTGGTTGCCGGAGAGAACATCAGAAAGATAGGTGCAACGGCAGGAATCCCTGCCTATCATGATGCCCTTAAACGATACAAGGAAGAGTTGGGAAAACGAACGCCGTGAAAATAGCACTGGTAGATCACTCGCCGTTTATCAACTATGCTCTCACAAATCTGCTGACTGAGAGCTTCTCTTCCGTCGCCTTTATCGATTGTCATACCGGTGAAGGCGACGTTTTCGATGAGCTGCGGGAGTGTGATCTTATCATTATGGAGTTGATCTTTCGTTCCTGCAGCGGGCTTGAATTCATCAAATCCCTCAGGGACCATGAGATTGATATTCCGATTCTTGTATTCACCATGCAGAACGAGGAACACTTTGCCGAGCGTTCCCTCAAAGCTGGTGCCACCGGTTATCTTATGATGAGTTCCGCTATCGAAGAGATTGGCTATGCCCTGAAAACGGTCCTGAATCGGCGATGCTATGTAAGCAGAAATATTGCGGAAAAGATGGCCGACCGCCTCCATGGCACCGGCGGCAATATGCCTATCGAGAGGCTTTCCGATCGGGAATTG
Coding sequences:
- a CDS encoding LuxR C-terminal-related transcriptional regulator: MKIALVDHSPFINYALTNLLTESFSSVAFIDCHTGEGDVFDELRECDLIIMELIFRSCSGLEFIKSLRDHEIDIPILVFTMQNEEHFAERSLKAGATGYLMMSSAIEEIGYALKTVLNRRCYVSRNIAEKMADRLHGTGGNMPIERLSDRELQVLLLLASGISNSDIAQNLCLSPKTVSTYKSRIMEKMDFHNDKEILLYFLNQKV
- a CDS encoding carbohydrate ABC transporter permease translates to MSSTKMKRFFSSVGVNLLVVLALLFILTPVIWLFLTSIKTRSEMFQTPITLFPKTFDFGNYVKIWEKIQFGTFIKNSLIMSLYNTVVTLAIASMAAYSLSRYTFKGKDFFLRYLLVSQMFPAVLVLIPLFLMVKRIGLLGTFTGLEICYLTITIPFCTWALKNYFDKITPTIEESAMIDGCSFITSYIKIFLPVALPGLVSVGTYCFLSSWNEYLFTVVFMQTQDTWTLPVGLAALSGQFALDMGLLTAGGIISLVPAVIIMLFLQKYLLEGMLAGSVKE
- a CDS encoding carbohydrate kinase family protein, with protein sequence MSEVVSIGQIITDILVRPVEAVDFRVDTQEVETIQLNTGGDSFNVAVALSKLDVDVAFNGKIGTDIFGELLIGRIKSCGIDSSGLVVAEGDSTSSSVALIRKNGERCFLFYPGANNHLGIEDIKWDAIDNAKIVHVGGLYTLPLLDGENVAKILRYAKGKGKLTTVDVSWDRSNRWFSGIRESLPYIDYFLPSYGEAKEIAQKDSPEEIARFLQSAGAKHVIIKLGNDGSYVKPAGSDGYVVAPVDFGEVVDTTGAGDSYVAGFIRGLLNGWDLAACALFATVVAGENIRKIGATAGIPAYHDALKRYKEELGKRTP